From Syntrophales bacterium, the proteins below share one genomic window:
- the feoB gene encoding ferrous iron transport protein B, protein MDSELISVTSMRESEEGIIHAIAGGRALTMRLAGMGIVVNTKIKVLQNIGGLVIVQVSDTRVGLGRGEAEKILVSRSHPLQDEIKQAKNGRKLLVALTGQPNVGKSTVFNILTGLSQHVGNWPGKTVEKKEGALVSDDVEMQIVDLPGTYSLTAFSEEEKIARNFIISAKPDVIVLLVNASALERSLYLLTELLFLGPPVIVAINMMDVAEDQGIQIDIKAIQRSLGIPVVPMVATKNRGIKDVVSQVIAVSRREVAYKPRLPEVARDHREIFLKLMELTEKYIRPPYTVRWVATKLMEGDPEISEMVEGLVPTPIWNKIQSLLIEHEDSLHAVVGGRYDWIEEITRAAISRFKLGQVTITDRIDHVLTRPLFGIPILLGVIALVFSLTYRIGAPLQQSLELLISSLARWLEPALAPVPVWMRGLIIDGMIGGVGSVLTFLPILLIFFAVMAILEDVGYMARAAFVMDRFMHLIGLHGKSFIPLCLGFGCNVPAVLGSRVVESKKARLLTIFLSPFIPCTARLAVLTFVAAAIFADSAALISWSLLTMNILVLGATGMLAHTFFLRDEPMPFIMELPLYHKPNPRTIGTVIWMRTIAFVKRAGTVIFTVSILIWLLSWLPYGNVENSVLSWMGRFLEPVGKPLGLDWKMITALLTSMVAKENAIATLGVLYGVGEEGLIHVLPRVMSPASALSFLVVMMLIIPCAATMTVMKQEMGSWKWLTAAFGLMLAISFLGGIVAYHLALWMGL, encoded by the coding sequence ATGGATAGTGAATTGATTTCTGTTACATCTATGAGAGAGAGTGAAGAGGGGATTATCCATGCCATTGCCGGGGGAAGGGCTCTGACAATGAGACTGGCCGGCATGGGAATTGTGGTGAACACGAAAATTAAAGTCCTCCAAAACATTGGAGGCCTGGTCATTGTCCAAGTTAGCGATACAAGGGTAGGGCTGGGAAGGGGAGAAGCCGAGAAGATTCTCGTGTCCAGGAGCCACCCTTTACAGGACGAAATTAAGCAGGCAAAGAACGGCAGGAAGCTCCTCGTTGCCCTCACCGGTCAGCCAAATGTGGGTAAGTCTACTGTTTTCAACATCCTTACCGGATTATCCCAGCATGTCGGAAACTGGCCGGGGAAGACGGTGGAGAAAAAAGAAGGCGCTCTTGTCTCTGACGATGTGGAGATGCAGATTGTGGACCTTCCCGGCACATACAGCCTTACCGCCTTCTCGGAAGAGGAAAAGATTGCAAGGAATTTTATTATCAGTGCAAAACCCGACGTTATTGTCCTGCTGGTGAATGCATCGGCGCTCGAAAGAAGCCTCTATCTCCTCACCGAGTTGCTGTTCTTAGGTCCTCCCGTCATCGTTGCCATCAATATGATGGATGTTGCGGAAGACCAGGGAATCCAGATTGATATAAAGGCCATCCAAAGGTCTCTCGGGATACCAGTTGTCCCCATGGTTGCCACGAAAAACAGGGGAATAAAGGATGTCGTCTCTCAGGTCATCGCCGTCAGCCGTAGAGAAGTGGCGTACAAACCCAGGCTTCCCGAGGTTGCCAGGGACCACAGAGAAATTTTCCTCAAACTCATGGAACTGACAGAAAAATATATCCGCCCCCCCTATACCGTTCGGTGGGTGGCAACCAAACTCATGGAAGGAGATCCCGAGATTTCGGAAATGGTGGAGGGTCTTGTACCAACCCCTATCTGGAACAAGATACAATCGCTTCTCATAGAACACGAAGATTCCCTCCACGCCGTTGTCGGTGGAAGATACGACTGGATAGAGGAGATCACCAGGGCCGCCATTTCGAGGTTCAAGTTAGGACAGGTTACTATCACCGACCGTATTGATCACGTCCTTACCCGTCCCCTTTTCGGTATCCCGATCCTTCTCGGGGTCATTGCCCTCGTCTTTTCCCTCACTTACAGGATAGGCGCTCCCTTACAGCAATCTCTTGAACTATTGATCAGTTCCCTTGCCAGATGGCTGGAACCAGCCCTCGCCCCGGTCCCTGTCTGGATGAGGGGACTAATTATAGACGGCATGATCGGTGGCGTGGGATCCGTTTTGACTTTTCTCCCCATCCTCTTGATATTCTTTGCCGTCATGGCTATTCTGGAGGATGTCGGCTATATGGCAAGAGCGGCATTCGTAATGGACAGATTCATGCACCTCATAGGACTTCACGGAAAGAGTTTTATCCCCCTGTGCCTCGGTTTCGGATGCAATGTGCCCGCCGTCCTCGGGTCGAGGGTCGTGGAATCAAAAAAGGCCAGGTTGCTGACCATATTCCTCTCCCCTTTTATCCCCTGCACAGCCCGGCTTGCCGTCCTTACTTTTGTTGCCGCAGCGATATTTGCAGACAGTGCAGCCCTTATTTCCTGGTCATTGCTGACTATGAACATCCTTGTCCTGGGTGCGACAGGTATGCTGGCACATACTTTCTTCCTGCGGGATGAACCGATGCCCTTCATCATGGAACTTCCCCTCTATCACAAACCTAATCCAAGGACGATCGGAACCGTCATCTGGATGAGGACTATTGCCTTTGTAAAAAGGGCAGGAACTGTAATCTTCACCGTTTCCATCTTGATATGGTTATTGTCCTGGCTGCCGTATGGAAATGTGGAAAACAGCGTACTTTCATGGATGGGACGCTTTCTGGAGCCTGTTGGTAAACCGCTGGGGCTTGATTGGAAGATGATAACCGCCTTACTTACAAGCATGGTGGCAAAAGAAAACGCCATTGCCACCCTTGGTGTTCTCTACGGTGTAGGTGAAGAGGGACTGATCCATGTGCTGCCCAGAGTGATGAGTCCCGCCTCGGCACTTTCCTTCCTGGTTGTGATGATGCTCATTATCCCCTGCGCAGCAACCATGACCGTCATGAAACAGGAAATGGGAAGCTGGAAATGGTTGACTGCCGCTTTCGGGCTGATGCTCGCCATCTCTTTCCTGGGAGGGATCGTTGCCTATCATCTTGCCCTATGGATGGGGCTGTAG
- a CDS encoding MaoC family dehydratase N-terminal domain-containing protein produces the protein MVEKSEETAAQLSEATLTDEWITEWEDRIGLDLRIGNIFNQNASYEALRNFANGIGDANPLYRDEEYARGARYGALIASPNWVASVFPHWVLQGLAGIHADHSASDWEFLRPVYMNDKITPKCKFVGFDVKTSRFAGKTVFEYQRFEYWNQRGELVSRGYNMLVRYERQTARQQTAQGKGKYDHLETPHPWTPEEQARVDEDCLAEEIRGANTRWWEDVNVGDELPPVVKGIFGLTDMIAYCVGAAPVQLAAHGVQLRNYKKHPAWAFRDPVLGSWEPVYGVHYLVSAAKGAGARYAYDAGIQRHCWMTNLLTNWMSDEGWLKSCSAQYRQFVYLSDAVWFRGKITKKYVDENGEYCVDIDAHGINQRRDDTIPATATVILPSRDHGTSPVEKRLPAEEYRGTGKGVYF, from the coding sequence ATGGTGGAAAAATCTGAGGAAACTGCGGCCCAGTTGTCTGAGGCCACTTTAACGGATGAATGGATAACTGAGTGGGAGGACAGGATTGGACTCGATCTCCGTATCGGGAATATCTTTAATCAGAATGCCTCCTACGAGGCACTGAGAAACTTCGCCAATGGAATAGGCGATGCCAATCCTCTCTACCGGGATGAGGAATACGCAAGAGGAGCCAGATACGGTGCATTGATAGCTTCTCCTAACTGGGTGGCGAGTGTCTTCCCCCATTGGGTATTGCAGGGGCTTGCCGGAATTCACGCCGATCATTCGGCATCAGATTGGGAATTCTTAAGGCCTGTATATATGAACGACAAAATTACCCCTAAGTGCAAATTTGTCGGTTTTGATGTCAAGACCAGCCGGTTCGCGGGAAAGACGGTCTTCGAATACCAGAGATTTGAATATTGGAATCAGAGAGGAGAACTGGTATCACGGGGATACAACATGCTTGTCAGATATGAGAGGCAGACGGCAAGGCAGCAGACTGCTCAGGGGAAGGGAAAGTATGATCATCTCGAGACGCCTCATCCCTGGACCCCTGAAGAACAGGCCAGAGTAGACGAGGATTGCCTGGCAGAAGAGATACGTGGCGCCAATACCCGCTGGTGGGAGGACGTGAATGTGGGTGATGAACTACCGCCTGTGGTAAAGGGAATTTTCGGATTAACCGACATGATCGCTTACTGCGTGGGCGCTGCCCCTGTACAACTGGCAGCACATGGTGTTCAACTGCGGAACTATAAGAAACACCCGGCGTGGGCATTTCGTGACCCTGTGCTGGGGTCGTGGGAACCGGTGTACGGTGTGCACTACTTGGTCTCGGCCGCCAAAGGGGCAGGAGCCAGGTATGCCTACGATGCTGGAATACAAAGGCACTGCTGGATGACAAACCTCCTCACCAACTGGATGAGTGACGAAGGCTGGTTGAAATCCTGCTCGGCACAATACCGCCAGTTTGTTTATCTTTCCGATGCCGTATGGTTCCGGGGTAAGATTACCAAAAAGTACGTTGACGAAAATGGAGAGTACTGTGTGGATATTGATGCCCACGGTATCAACCAGAGGAGGGATGATACCATTCCTGCAACCGCCACGGTCATTCTCCCCTCTCGGGATCACGGAACATCACCGGTGGAAAAGAGACTACCAGCCGAGGAATATCGAGGCACAGGCAAGGGTGTCTATTTTTAA
- the ribD gene encoding bifunctional diaminohydroxyphosphoribosylaminopyrimidine deaminase/5-amino-6-(5-phosphoribosylamino)uracil reductase RibD, with product MTDKFYMRRALRLARRGEKWVSPNPMVGAVIVKEDRIIGEGYHERFGGNHAEINAIRNASEAIEDATLYVTLEPCNHYGRTPPCVETLIACKPVRVVIGTSDPNPLVTGKGIEALKNHGIETTLGILEKECKQLNERFFKFIKTRIPFVTLKFAQSLDGRIAGSTGDSRWISSTASLRFAHTLRSIHDGILVGIGTVLQDDPDLTVRLVRGRNPVRIVVDSHLRIPLKARVLKNQEIAKTIIATTCQASFKKRARLEEMGIEILPVAQDNDCRINLKKLLTELGKRNVSSILVEGGAEIITSTLKEELADRVIIVIAPKIIGKGIEAVGDLGSKITADAFRLSYKKVSRKGDDIIIELQVVSHKS from the coding sequence TTGACAGACAAATTTTACATGCGACGGGCCTTGAGGCTCGCCAGAAGGGGGGAGAAATGGGTAAGTCCCAATCCCATGGTCGGTGCCGTCATCGTAAAGGAAGACCGGATTATCGGAGAAGGATACCATGAGAGATTCGGGGGTAACCATGCCGAAATCAATGCCATCCGTAATGCCTCGGAGGCAATCGAAGATGCAACCCTCTATGTTACTCTGGAACCGTGCAACCATTACGGCAGGACTCCCCCCTGCGTCGAAACCCTTATCGCCTGTAAGCCTGTTAGGGTGGTCATCGGAACCTCTGACCCGAATCCCCTCGTCACGGGCAAAGGCATCGAGGCCCTCAAAAACCACGGCATTGAAACAACCCTCGGCATCCTTGAAAAAGAATGCAAACAGCTCAATGAAAGGTTTTTTAAGTTCATCAAGACCCGGATACCCTTTGTGACCCTCAAGTTCGCCCAGAGTCTCGACGGAAGAATTGCCGGCAGCACGGGCGATTCCCGATGGATCAGCTCTACTGCTTCTCTCAGGTTTGCCCACACACTGAGAAGTATCCACGATGGTATATTGGTCGGCATCGGTACTGTTCTCCAGGATGATCCAGATTTGACCGTACGCCTCGTGAGGGGAAGAAATCCGGTAAGGATCGTCGTTGATTCCCACCTGCGCATCCCCCTGAAGGCGCGGGTTCTTAAAAATCAGGAGATAGCAAAGACGATCATCGCCACCACCTGTCAGGCCAGCTTTAAAAAACGTGCCCGCCTGGAGGAGATGGGGATTGAAATACTGCCGGTCGCACAGGATAATGACTGCCGTATAAACCTGAAAAAACTCCTCACCGAACTGGGAAAGAGAAACGTCTCCTCGATCCTCGTGGAAGGGGGTGCGGAAATTATCACCTCTACTTTAAAAGAGGAACTGGCCGACAGGGTGATAATTGTCATTGCTCCCAAAATCATAGGAAAGGGGATCGAGGCGGTAGGTGATCTGGGAAGCAAAATCACCGCTGATGCCTTTAGATTGTCTTACAAAAAAGTTTCCCGGAAGGGGGATGATATAATTATTGAGTTGCAAGTCGTAAGTCATAAGTCATAA
- a CDS encoding sugar phosphate nucleotidyltransferase, which translates to MKGVVLAGGLGSRLYPLTKVTNKHLLPVYNEPMIYYPIRTLINADIDEILIVTGGNNAGDFLKLLGNGRDFGLRHLNYTYQEGEGGIAAALSLAEFFADDGKVIVVLGDNIIEKNIRKTVESFKRQKEGARIVLKEVPDPQRFGVPVFDGDRIVCVLEKPSSPPSNYAVTGIYMYDRQVFDFIKMLEPSERGELEITDVNNFYIREGKMEWDILDGWWTDAGTFQSLQYAGNMVAETGANKL; encoded by the coding sequence ATGAAAGGAGTCGTATTGGCCGGAGGACTGGGGAGCCGATTATATCCGCTGACAAAAGTGACGAACAAACATCTTCTTCCAGTTTACAATGAGCCCATGATCTACTATCCCATCAGGACTCTAATAAATGCCGATATTGACGAGATCCTGATCGTAACCGGTGGGAACAACGCCGGGGACTTTCTCAAACTTTTAGGTAACGGGAGAGACTTTGGTCTCAGGCATCTCAATTATACCTATCAGGAAGGAGAAGGAGGGATCGCCGCCGCCCTCTCTCTGGCAGAATTTTTTGCCGATGACGGGAAGGTCATTGTTGTCCTCGGCGATAATATTATTGAAAAGAATATCCGAAAGACTGTTGAATCTTTTAAAAGACAAAAGGAGGGTGCCAGAATCGTGCTGAAAGAGGTGCCTGACCCACAGCGTTTTGGTGTCCCCGTATTCGATGGTGACAGGATTGTTTGTGTTCTCGAAAAACCATCTTCTCCCCCCTCTAATTATGCGGTAACCGGGATCTATATGTATGACAGACAAGTCTTTGATTTTATAAAAATGTTGGAACCATCGGAAAGGGGAGAGCTGGAAATTACGGATGTCAATAATTTTTATATCAGGGAAGGAAAGATGGAATGGGATATCCTGGATGGCTGGTGGACGGATGCCGGCACCTTTCAGTCCCTTCAATATGCGGGGAATATGGTGGCGGAAACGGGGGCAAACAAGTTGTGA
- a CDS encoding dTDP-4-dehydrorhamnose 3,5-epimerase family protein, producing the protein MIEGVIIKKLRVIPDERGRLMELLRADDEMYKGFGQVYMTTAYPGVVKGWHYHKRQSDNMVVVKGMMKIVLYDSRRDAATYGEVAEFFAGEHNPILVHIPPYVYHGFKCVSTEEAVAINIPTETYNYQEPDEFRVHPHDNDIPYDWERKDG; encoded by the coding sequence ATGATTGAAGGAGTCATTATTAAAAAGTTGAGGGTTATTCCCGATGAACGGGGTAGATTGATGGAGCTCCTGCGTGCCGATGATGAGATGTATAAGGGATTCGGCCAGGTGTATATGACGACCGCCTATCCCGGGGTGGTTAAGGGATGGCATTATCATAAAAGGCAGTCCGACAACATGGTCGTGGTCAAGGGGATGATGAAGATTGTTCTCTATGACAGTCGTCGGGATGCGGCGACCTATGGTGAAGTCGCCGAATTCTTTGCCGGCGAGCACAACCCTATTTTAGTGCACATCCCCCCTTACGTCTATCACGGGTTTAAATGTGTCTCCACGGAGGAGGCCGTAGCGATCAATATCCCTACAGAGACGTACAATTATCAGGAGCCGGATGAATTCAGAGTGCATCCCCACGATAATGATATTCCTTATGATTGGGAGAGAAAGGATGGTTAG
- a CDS encoding prepilin peptidase: protein MGVFLDIVIGMGGAVVGSFLNVCIYRIPEGRSIVFPSSHCPECKHPIKPWDNIPLVSYLILRGRCRHCEGKISLQYPVVELITAVMALLLFWKFGLSLKFLFSFIFICSLIVITFIDFHHQIIPDLITLPGIPLFFLGAVFFMDIHVVEALLGILLGGGILYIIAFVYELLTKREGMGGGDIKLLAMLGAFSGWKSLLFILLLSSFLGALVGITVMIVKGKDMKYAIPFGPFLSFAAVAYIFFGGYFMQFFLLTAPP, encoded by the coding sequence ATGGGTGTGTTTTTAGATATCGTCATAGGCATGGGGGGCGCTGTCGTGGGAAGTTTTCTCAATGTCTGTATTTATCGCATCCCTGAAGGCCGGTCAATAGTTTTCCCGTCTTCCCATTGCCCGGAATGCAAGCATCCCATTAAACCATGGGATAACATCCCTCTCGTCAGTTATCTTATTTTAAGGGGAAGATGCCGCCACTGTGAGGGGAAAATTTCCCTTCAGTATCCTGTTGTCGAGCTGATCACGGCCGTTATGGCCTTGCTTCTCTTCTGGAAATTTGGCCTGTCTCTGAAATTCCTCTTTTCTTTTATCTTTATCTGTTCTTTAATAGTTATTACTTTTATAGATTTTCACCATCAGATTATACCCGATTTGATAACCCTGCCCGGTATCCCCCTATTTTTCCTGGGGGCGGTTTTTTTCATGGATATTCACGTAGTAGAGGCGCTTCTGGGGATATTGCTGGGGGGCGGGATCCTGTATATCATTGCTTTCGTGTATGAACTGCTGACGAAGAGAGAGGGGATGGGAGGGGGAGATATCAAGCTGCTGGCCATGTTAGGGGCATTTTCCGGGTGGAAGTCCCTGTTGTTTATCCTCCTTTTGAGTTCTTTCCTCGGCGCTCTTGTCGGCATTACGGTGATGATTGTAAAGGGGAAGGACATGAAATATGCCATTCCTTTCGGTCCCTTTCTATCCTTTGCAGCGGTGGCCTATATCTTCTTTGGTGGTTACTTTATGCAATTTTTTCTCTTAACAGCGCCGCCCTAA
- a CDS encoding GspH/FimT family pseudopilin encodes MTYLRWHILCYSISRSDAMRIERGKGFTLIELMIVIAIMGIMAAIAVPSYQTFMAQRRLNGAARQVMSDLMNARMMAVTQNRNVQVTFPTSAAASYTIDATGVPVVKNIQTLYGYYDVTVWGNNNPTFTASGRIAAFTNPKITLESTTLSGTKKEVTVSSAGRVKIN; translated from the coding sequence ATGACTTATTTAAGATGGCATATTCTTTGCTATTCTATTTCACGTAGTGATGCCATGAGGATCGAAAGAGGTAAGGGTTTTACCCTTATAGAACTCATGATCGTTATTGCGATCATGGGGATTATGGCGGCCATTGCCGTTCCCAGTTACCAGACCTTCATGGCCCAGAGACGACTCAATGGGGCGGCCAGGCAGGTTATGTCTGATCTCATGAATGCCAGAATGATGGCCGTGACCCAGAACCGCAATGTTCAGGTCACCTTCCCAACGTCGGCCGCCGCCAGTTACACGATCGACGCGACGGGCGTGCCGGTGGTGAAAAATATTCAGACGCTCTATGGGTATTATGATGTGACGGTGTGGGGAAACAACAACCCGACCTTTACGGCCAGCGGCCGAATAGCAGCTTTCACAAATCCAAAGATCACCCTGGAGAGCACGACGTTGTCCGGAACGAAGAAAGAGGTGACCGTCAGCTCGGCCGGGCGGGTAAAGATAAACTGA
- a CDS encoding type II toxin-antitoxin system prevent-host-death family antitoxin, with amino-acid sequence MNVVTVNEAKRNLDLLIAKVISNAEPTIITTDTGQQIVLLPLDEFNAWQETAYLLSNPANAAHLRQSIAEAQIGKIVERELIEPRG; translated from the coding sequence ATGAATGTGGTCACAGTTAATGAAGCAAAACGCAATCTCGATTTGCTGATTGCAAAGGTTATTTCGAATGCTGAACCAACCATTATCACCACGGATACAGGTCAGCAGATCGTTCTCTTACCCTTGGACGAGTTCAACGCATGGCAAGAAACGGCCTATCTCTTGTCTAACCCAGCCAATGCGGCTCATCTCCGCCAGTCTATCGCAGAGGCACAGATAGGGAAGATAGTCGAACGTGAGCTGATTGAGCCAAGAGGTTAG